A single genomic interval of Natator depressus isolate rNatDep1 chromosome 14, rNatDep2.hap1, whole genome shotgun sequence harbors:
- the PECAM1 gene encoding platelet endothelial cell adhesion molecule isoform X2 yields MYFAVLVILLHCPSLKAQDSVITINNVELTVPSQKVKNGMSIELTCIVDISKSTSFWMQHAFLFYKDDSLLYNTTSEQDRAHYKIFPARFADSGSYKCSVQANGKIKSSDDLDVQVEGLSQPKLTALKTELKEGEVVTLRCEEPEEKPPFIFMFKKLLSSQLPQVKKKQELKENFASVEFPVEEGDRILRFQCIAQVNSAVGSETSEPSNVTLVTVVEPFSHPKLTSKSPQNITEGDKIDIVCTTILAREYEIEILIQKDRRILNSARGQNSLTYSAIATVENNGNYTCKVELGRVSKTTSMNIVVEELFAKPILTPSLTDLDENQRLSLWCHINGSPKANFSIIKRPPENGILLKTSSNFTIQAQVNDTGSYVCRAEIKGIIKESNPVQITVYAPVSEPVLSVANSSTEMVLGETLLLRCQSMSGTPPINYTLFRGNRLIHTITVFNNTYAEFRDRQTKLNNLREYRCEASNRHSYAKRSSYKMNITVIAPIRNISFGSLPHGEVEDGGDINFLCIVGEGSLPIDFRIFKQNDQKPLFYESKMETRVLWQKKSLNKQDAGKYFCEASNRARVTVRSNLLTVKVILASWQKGFIALFVLAVIAIAASGFWWYWRKKEKGKHPSMEMSGSTAATNSTSEKLESGHNHYTELYPGSGYIEDSESPVKSTGENKGPDHESAEVEYTEVEVSTSDPYKAPVKKGTDTVYSEIRKANNDSGENRHSV; encoded by the exons ATGTATTTCGCTGTGCTGGTGATTCTCTTACACT GTCCAAGTCTAAAAGCTCAAGACAGTG TTATTACCATCAACAACGTTGAACTCACTGTGCCATCCCAAAAGGTGAAGAATGGAATGTCAATTGAACTCACCTGTATTGTGGACATTAGCAAAAGCACCAGTTTCTGGATGCAGCACGCTTTTTTATTTTACAAGGATGACAGTCTTCTGTATAATACCACATCGGAGCAAGACAGAGCACATTACAAAATATTTCCAGCTCGATTTGCAGATTCGGGAAGCTATAAGTGCTCTGTGCAGGCAAACGGGAAGATTAAAAGCAGCGATGATTTGGATGTTCAAGTTGAGG ggCTGTCCCAGCCAAAACTGACTGCCCTGAAaacagaattaaaggagggtgaaGTTGTGACTTTACGGTGTGAAGAACCAGAAGAAAAGCCTCCCTTCATTTTCATGTTCAAAAAACTATTGTCCAGTCAACTACCACAAGTGAAAAAGAAGCAAGAATTAAAAGAAAACTTTGCATCTGTTGAATTTCCTGTTGAAGAGGGGGATCGAATATTGCGTTTTCAATGTATTGCCCAGGTTAATTCAGCAGTCGGTTCTGAAACATCAGAGCCCAGTAACGTGACACTTGTTACAGTTGTGG AACCATTTTCACATCCTAAGCTGACATCCAAGTCCCCACAGAACATTACAGAGGGAGACAAAATTGACATTGTGTGCACAACAATTCTAGCCCGGGAATATGAAATTGAAATCCTCATCCAGAAAGACAGAAGAATACTGAACAGTGCACGCGGTCAGAATTCTCTGACCTACTCTGCAATAGCCACAGTAGAGAACAATGGCAATTACACGTGCAAAGTGGAACTGGGGAGAGTGTCCAAAACCACCAGCATGAACATTGTTGTGGAAG AGTTGTTTGCCAAGCCAATATTGACTCCTTCTTTGACTGACCTAGATGAAAATCAGAGGTTAAGCCTGTGGTGCCATATTAATGGCTCTCCTAAAGCAAACTTCTCTATCATAAAGAGACCTCCAGAGAACGGCATCTTGTTGAAAACTTCCAGCAACTTCACTATTCAAGCCCAGGTGAATGACACCGGGTCCTATGTTTGTAGGGCTGAGATAAAAGGGATCATCAAGGAGAGTAACCCTGTACAGATAACTGTTTACG CTCCAGTCTCTGAGCCAGTTCTTTCTGTTGCCAACTCATCCACGGAGATGGTGTTAGGGGAGACCCTACTCCTACGCTGTCAATCCATGTCTGGAACTCCACCTATAAACTATACGCTCTTCAGAGGAAACAGACTTATTCACACCATCACAGTATTTAATAATACATATGCTGAATTCAGGGACAGACAAACTAAATTAAATAATCTGAGAGAATACAGATGCGAAGCTAGCAACCGTCACTCCTATGCGAAGAGAAGTAGCTACAAGATGAACATCACGGTGATAG ctcccattagGAACATAAGCTTTGGAAGTTTACCCCATGGGGAAGTGGAAGATGGTGGAGATATCAACTTTCTCTGCATCGTAGGCGAAGGATCTTTGCCAATCGACttcagaatttttaaacaaaatgaccAGAAACCTTTATTTTATGAAAGCAAAATGGAAACCAGAGTCCTCTGGCAGAAGAAATCATTGAATAAGCAGGACGCAGGGAAATATTTTTGCGAAGCCTCCAACCGAGCCAGGGTTACTGTGCGAAGCAACTTGCTAACCGTTAAAG TCATCCTGGCTTCATGGCAGAAAGGGTTTATCGCATTATTTGTCTTGGCTGTAATTGCCATAGCAGCTTCTGGTTTCTGGTGGTACTGGCGTAAGAAGGAAAAGG GTAAACATCCTTCCATGGAGATGTCTGG ATCCACAGCAGCCACTAATTCGACTAGTGAGAAACTGGAATCTGGACATAACCATTATACAGAACTCTATCCTG
- the PECAM1 gene encoding platelet endothelial cell adhesion molecule isoform X6, whose translation MYFAVLVILLHCPSLKAQDSVITINNVELTVPSQKVKNGMSIELTCIVDISKSTSFWMQHAFLFYKDDSLLYNTTSEQDRAHYKIFPARFADSGSYKCSVQANGKIKSSDDLDVQVEGLSQPKLTALKTELKEGEVVTLRCEEPEEKPPFIFMFKKLLSSQLPQVKKKQELKENFASVEFPVEEGDRILRFQCIAQVNSAVGSETSEPSNVTLVTVVEPFSHPKLTSKSPQNITEGDKIDIVCTTILAREYEIEILIQKDRRILNSARGQNSLTYSAIATVENNGNYTCKVELGRVSKTTSMNIVVEELFAKPILTPSLTDLDENQRLSLWCHINGSPKANFSIIKRPPENGILLKTSSNFTIQAQVNDTGSYVCRAEIKGIIKESNPVQITVYAPVSEPVLSVANSSTEMVLGETLLLRCQSMSGTPPINYTLFRGNRLIHTITVFNNTYAEFRDRQTKLNNLREYRCEASNRHSYAKRSSYKMNITVIAPIRNISFGSLPHGEVEDGGDINFLCIVGEGSLPIDFRIFKQNDQKPLFYESKMETRVLWQKKSLNKQDAGKYFCEASNRARVTVRSNLLTVKVILASWQKGFIALFVLAVIAIAASGFWWYWRKKEKGKHPSMEMSGSTAATNSTSEKLESGHNHYTELYPGSGYIEDSESPVKSTGENKGPDHESAEVEYTEVEVSTSDPYKDSGENRHSV comes from the exons ATGTATTTCGCTGTGCTGGTGATTCTCTTACACT GTCCAAGTCTAAAAGCTCAAGACAGTG TTATTACCATCAACAACGTTGAACTCACTGTGCCATCCCAAAAGGTGAAGAATGGAATGTCAATTGAACTCACCTGTATTGTGGACATTAGCAAAAGCACCAGTTTCTGGATGCAGCACGCTTTTTTATTTTACAAGGATGACAGTCTTCTGTATAATACCACATCGGAGCAAGACAGAGCACATTACAAAATATTTCCAGCTCGATTTGCAGATTCGGGAAGCTATAAGTGCTCTGTGCAGGCAAACGGGAAGATTAAAAGCAGCGATGATTTGGATGTTCAAGTTGAGG ggCTGTCCCAGCCAAAACTGACTGCCCTGAAaacagaattaaaggagggtgaaGTTGTGACTTTACGGTGTGAAGAACCAGAAGAAAAGCCTCCCTTCATTTTCATGTTCAAAAAACTATTGTCCAGTCAACTACCACAAGTGAAAAAGAAGCAAGAATTAAAAGAAAACTTTGCATCTGTTGAATTTCCTGTTGAAGAGGGGGATCGAATATTGCGTTTTCAATGTATTGCCCAGGTTAATTCAGCAGTCGGTTCTGAAACATCAGAGCCCAGTAACGTGACACTTGTTACAGTTGTGG AACCATTTTCACATCCTAAGCTGACATCCAAGTCCCCACAGAACATTACAGAGGGAGACAAAATTGACATTGTGTGCACAACAATTCTAGCCCGGGAATATGAAATTGAAATCCTCATCCAGAAAGACAGAAGAATACTGAACAGTGCACGCGGTCAGAATTCTCTGACCTACTCTGCAATAGCCACAGTAGAGAACAATGGCAATTACACGTGCAAAGTGGAACTGGGGAGAGTGTCCAAAACCACCAGCATGAACATTGTTGTGGAAG AGTTGTTTGCCAAGCCAATATTGACTCCTTCTTTGACTGACCTAGATGAAAATCAGAGGTTAAGCCTGTGGTGCCATATTAATGGCTCTCCTAAAGCAAACTTCTCTATCATAAAGAGACCTCCAGAGAACGGCATCTTGTTGAAAACTTCCAGCAACTTCACTATTCAAGCCCAGGTGAATGACACCGGGTCCTATGTTTGTAGGGCTGAGATAAAAGGGATCATCAAGGAGAGTAACCCTGTACAGATAACTGTTTACG CTCCAGTCTCTGAGCCAGTTCTTTCTGTTGCCAACTCATCCACGGAGATGGTGTTAGGGGAGACCCTACTCCTACGCTGTCAATCCATGTCTGGAACTCCACCTATAAACTATACGCTCTTCAGAGGAAACAGACTTATTCACACCATCACAGTATTTAATAATACATATGCTGAATTCAGGGACAGACAAACTAAATTAAATAATCTGAGAGAATACAGATGCGAAGCTAGCAACCGTCACTCCTATGCGAAGAGAAGTAGCTACAAGATGAACATCACGGTGATAG ctcccattagGAACATAAGCTTTGGAAGTTTACCCCATGGGGAAGTGGAAGATGGTGGAGATATCAACTTTCTCTGCATCGTAGGCGAAGGATCTTTGCCAATCGACttcagaatttttaaacaaaatgaccAGAAACCTTTATTTTATGAAAGCAAAATGGAAACCAGAGTCCTCTGGCAGAAGAAATCATTGAATAAGCAGGACGCAGGGAAATATTTTTGCGAAGCCTCCAACCGAGCCAGGGTTACTGTGCGAAGCAACTTGCTAACCGTTAAAG TCATCCTGGCTTCATGGCAGAAAGGGTTTATCGCATTATTTGTCTTGGCTGTAATTGCCATAGCAGCTTCTGGTTTCTGGTGGTACTGGCGTAAGAAGGAAAAGG GTAAACATCCTTCCATGGAGATGTCTGG ATCCACAGCAGCCACTAATTCGACTAGTGAGAAACTGGAATCTGGACATAACCATTATACAGAACTCTATCCTG
- the PECAM1 gene encoding platelet endothelial cell adhesion molecule isoform X4 has protein sequence MYFAVLVILLHCPSLKAQDSVITINNVELTVPSQKVKNGMSIELTCIVDISKSTSFWMQHAFLFYKDDSLLYNTTSEQDRAHYKIFPARFADSGSYKCSVQANGKIKSSDDLDVQVEGLSQPKLTALKTELKEGEVVTLRCEEPEEKPPFIFMFKKLLSSQLPQVKKKQELKENFASVEFPVEEGDRILRFQCIAQVNSAVGSETSEPSNVTLVTVVEPFSHPKLTSKSPQNITEGDKIDIVCTTILAREYEIEILIQKDRRILNSARGQNSLTYSAIATVENNGNYTCKVELGRVSKTTSMNIVVEELFAKPILTPSLTDLDENQRLSLWCHINGSPKANFSIIKRPPENGILLKTSSNFTIQAQVNDTGSYVCRAEIKGIIKESNPVQITVYAPVSEPVLSVANSSTEMVLGETLLLRCQSMSGTPPINYTLFRGNRLIHTITVFNNTYAEFRDRQTKLNNLREYRCEASNRHSYAKRSSYKMNITVIAPIRNISFGSLPHGEVEDGGDINFLCIVGEGSLPIDFRIFKQNDQKPLFYESKMETRVLWQKKSLNKQDAGKYFCEASNRARVTVRSNLLTVKVILASWQKGFIALFVLAVIAIAASGFWWYWRKKEKGKHPSMEMSGSTAATNSTSEKLESGHNHYTELYPGSGYIEDSESPVKSTGENKGPDHESAEVEYTEVEVSTSDPYKDSGENRHSRIEGSPDAT, from the exons ATGTATTTCGCTGTGCTGGTGATTCTCTTACACT GTCCAAGTCTAAAAGCTCAAGACAGTG TTATTACCATCAACAACGTTGAACTCACTGTGCCATCCCAAAAGGTGAAGAATGGAATGTCAATTGAACTCACCTGTATTGTGGACATTAGCAAAAGCACCAGTTTCTGGATGCAGCACGCTTTTTTATTTTACAAGGATGACAGTCTTCTGTATAATACCACATCGGAGCAAGACAGAGCACATTACAAAATATTTCCAGCTCGATTTGCAGATTCGGGAAGCTATAAGTGCTCTGTGCAGGCAAACGGGAAGATTAAAAGCAGCGATGATTTGGATGTTCAAGTTGAGG ggCTGTCCCAGCCAAAACTGACTGCCCTGAAaacagaattaaaggagggtgaaGTTGTGACTTTACGGTGTGAAGAACCAGAAGAAAAGCCTCCCTTCATTTTCATGTTCAAAAAACTATTGTCCAGTCAACTACCACAAGTGAAAAAGAAGCAAGAATTAAAAGAAAACTTTGCATCTGTTGAATTTCCTGTTGAAGAGGGGGATCGAATATTGCGTTTTCAATGTATTGCCCAGGTTAATTCAGCAGTCGGTTCTGAAACATCAGAGCCCAGTAACGTGACACTTGTTACAGTTGTGG AACCATTTTCACATCCTAAGCTGACATCCAAGTCCCCACAGAACATTACAGAGGGAGACAAAATTGACATTGTGTGCACAACAATTCTAGCCCGGGAATATGAAATTGAAATCCTCATCCAGAAAGACAGAAGAATACTGAACAGTGCACGCGGTCAGAATTCTCTGACCTACTCTGCAATAGCCACAGTAGAGAACAATGGCAATTACACGTGCAAAGTGGAACTGGGGAGAGTGTCCAAAACCACCAGCATGAACATTGTTGTGGAAG AGTTGTTTGCCAAGCCAATATTGACTCCTTCTTTGACTGACCTAGATGAAAATCAGAGGTTAAGCCTGTGGTGCCATATTAATGGCTCTCCTAAAGCAAACTTCTCTATCATAAAGAGACCTCCAGAGAACGGCATCTTGTTGAAAACTTCCAGCAACTTCACTATTCAAGCCCAGGTGAATGACACCGGGTCCTATGTTTGTAGGGCTGAGATAAAAGGGATCATCAAGGAGAGTAACCCTGTACAGATAACTGTTTACG CTCCAGTCTCTGAGCCAGTTCTTTCTGTTGCCAACTCATCCACGGAGATGGTGTTAGGGGAGACCCTACTCCTACGCTGTCAATCCATGTCTGGAACTCCACCTATAAACTATACGCTCTTCAGAGGAAACAGACTTATTCACACCATCACAGTATTTAATAATACATATGCTGAATTCAGGGACAGACAAACTAAATTAAATAATCTGAGAGAATACAGATGCGAAGCTAGCAACCGTCACTCCTATGCGAAGAGAAGTAGCTACAAGATGAACATCACGGTGATAG ctcccattagGAACATAAGCTTTGGAAGTTTACCCCATGGGGAAGTGGAAGATGGTGGAGATATCAACTTTCTCTGCATCGTAGGCGAAGGATCTTTGCCAATCGACttcagaatttttaaacaaaatgaccAGAAACCTTTATTTTATGAAAGCAAAATGGAAACCAGAGTCCTCTGGCAGAAGAAATCATTGAATAAGCAGGACGCAGGGAAATATTTTTGCGAAGCCTCCAACCGAGCCAGGGTTACTGTGCGAAGCAACTTGCTAACCGTTAAAG TCATCCTGGCTTCATGGCAGAAAGGGTTTATCGCATTATTTGTCTTGGCTGTAATTGCCATAGCAGCTTCTGGTTTCTGGTGGTACTGGCGTAAGAAGGAAAAGG GTAAACATCCTTCCATGGAGATGTCTGG ATCCACAGCAGCCACTAATTCGACTAGTGAGAAACTGGAATCTGGACATAACCATTATACAGAACTCTATCCTG
- the PECAM1 gene encoding platelet endothelial cell adhesion molecule isoform X9, translating to MYFAVLVILLHCPSLKAQDSVITINNVELTVPSQKVKNGMSIELTCIVDISKSTSFWMQHAFLFYKDDSLLYNTTSEQDRAHYKIFPARFADSGSYKCSVQANGKIKSSDDLDVQVEGLSQPKLTALKTELKEGEVVTLRCEEPEEKPPFIFMFKKLLSSQLPQVKKKQELKENFASVEFPVEEGDRILRFQCIAQVNSAVGSETSEPSNVTLVTVVEPFSHPKLTSKSPQNITEGDKIDIVCTTILAREYEIEILIQKDRRILNSARGQNSLTYSAIATVENNGNYTCKVELGRVSKTTSMNIVVEELFAKPILTPSLTDLDENQRLSLWCHINGSPKANFSIIKRPPENGILLKTSSNFTIQAQVNDTGSYVCRAEIKGIIKESNPVQITVYAPVSEPVLSVANSSTEMVLGETLLLRCQSMSGTPPINYTLFRGNRLIHTITVFNNTYAEFRDRQTKLNNLREYRCEASNRHSYAKRSSYKMNITVIAPIRNISFGSLPHGEVEDGGDINFLCIVGEGSLPIDFRIFKQNDQKPLFYESKMETRVLWQKKSLNKQDAGKYFCEASNRARVTVRSNLLTVKVILASWQKGFIALFVLAVIAIAASGFWWYWRKKEKGKHPSMEMSGSTAATNSTSEKLESGHNHYTELYPGSGYIEDSESPVKSTGENKDSGENRHSV from the exons ATGTATTTCGCTGTGCTGGTGATTCTCTTACACT GTCCAAGTCTAAAAGCTCAAGACAGTG TTATTACCATCAACAACGTTGAACTCACTGTGCCATCCCAAAAGGTGAAGAATGGAATGTCAATTGAACTCACCTGTATTGTGGACATTAGCAAAAGCACCAGTTTCTGGATGCAGCACGCTTTTTTATTTTACAAGGATGACAGTCTTCTGTATAATACCACATCGGAGCAAGACAGAGCACATTACAAAATATTTCCAGCTCGATTTGCAGATTCGGGAAGCTATAAGTGCTCTGTGCAGGCAAACGGGAAGATTAAAAGCAGCGATGATTTGGATGTTCAAGTTGAGG ggCTGTCCCAGCCAAAACTGACTGCCCTGAAaacagaattaaaggagggtgaaGTTGTGACTTTACGGTGTGAAGAACCAGAAGAAAAGCCTCCCTTCATTTTCATGTTCAAAAAACTATTGTCCAGTCAACTACCACAAGTGAAAAAGAAGCAAGAATTAAAAGAAAACTTTGCATCTGTTGAATTTCCTGTTGAAGAGGGGGATCGAATATTGCGTTTTCAATGTATTGCCCAGGTTAATTCAGCAGTCGGTTCTGAAACATCAGAGCCCAGTAACGTGACACTTGTTACAGTTGTGG AACCATTTTCACATCCTAAGCTGACATCCAAGTCCCCACAGAACATTACAGAGGGAGACAAAATTGACATTGTGTGCACAACAATTCTAGCCCGGGAATATGAAATTGAAATCCTCATCCAGAAAGACAGAAGAATACTGAACAGTGCACGCGGTCAGAATTCTCTGACCTACTCTGCAATAGCCACAGTAGAGAACAATGGCAATTACACGTGCAAAGTGGAACTGGGGAGAGTGTCCAAAACCACCAGCATGAACATTGTTGTGGAAG AGTTGTTTGCCAAGCCAATATTGACTCCTTCTTTGACTGACCTAGATGAAAATCAGAGGTTAAGCCTGTGGTGCCATATTAATGGCTCTCCTAAAGCAAACTTCTCTATCATAAAGAGACCTCCAGAGAACGGCATCTTGTTGAAAACTTCCAGCAACTTCACTATTCAAGCCCAGGTGAATGACACCGGGTCCTATGTTTGTAGGGCTGAGATAAAAGGGATCATCAAGGAGAGTAACCCTGTACAGATAACTGTTTACG CTCCAGTCTCTGAGCCAGTTCTTTCTGTTGCCAACTCATCCACGGAGATGGTGTTAGGGGAGACCCTACTCCTACGCTGTCAATCCATGTCTGGAACTCCACCTATAAACTATACGCTCTTCAGAGGAAACAGACTTATTCACACCATCACAGTATTTAATAATACATATGCTGAATTCAGGGACAGACAAACTAAATTAAATAATCTGAGAGAATACAGATGCGAAGCTAGCAACCGTCACTCCTATGCGAAGAGAAGTAGCTACAAGATGAACATCACGGTGATAG ctcccattagGAACATAAGCTTTGGAAGTTTACCCCATGGGGAAGTGGAAGATGGTGGAGATATCAACTTTCTCTGCATCGTAGGCGAAGGATCTTTGCCAATCGACttcagaatttttaaacaaaatgaccAGAAACCTTTATTTTATGAAAGCAAAATGGAAACCAGAGTCCTCTGGCAGAAGAAATCATTGAATAAGCAGGACGCAGGGAAATATTTTTGCGAAGCCTCCAACCGAGCCAGGGTTACTGTGCGAAGCAACTTGCTAACCGTTAAAG TCATCCTGGCTTCATGGCAGAAAGGGTTTATCGCATTATTTGTCTTGGCTGTAATTGCCATAGCAGCTTCTGGTTTCTGGTGGTACTGGCGTAAGAAGGAAAAGG GTAAACATCCTTCCATGGAGATGTCTGG ATCCACAGCAGCCACTAATTCGACTAGTGAGAAACTGGAATCTGGACATAACCATTATACAGAACTCTATCCTG
- the PECAM1 gene encoding platelet endothelial cell adhesion molecule isoform X7: protein MYFAVLVILLHCPSLKAQDSVITINNVELTVPSQKVKNGMSIELTCIVDISKSTSFWMQHAFLFYKDDSLLYNTTSEQDRAHYKIFPARFADSGSYKCSVQANGKIKSSDDLDVQVEGLSQPKLTALKTELKEGEVVTLRCEEPEEKPPFIFMFKKLLSSQLPQVKKKQELKENFASVEFPVEEGDRILRFQCIAQVNSAVGSETSEPSNVTLVTVVEPFSHPKLTSKSPQNITEGDKIDIVCTTILAREYEIEILIQKDRRILNSARGQNSLTYSAIATVENNGNYTCKVELGRVSKTTSMNIVVEELFAKPILTPSLTDLDENQRLSLWCHINGSPKANFSIIKRPPENGILLKTSSNFTIQAQVNDTGSYVCRAEIKGIIKESNPVQITVYAPVSEPVLSVANSSTEMVLGETLLLRCQSMSGTPPINYTLFRGNRLIHTITVFNNTYAEFRDRQTKLNNLREYRCEASNRHSYAKRSSYKMNITVIAPIRNISFGSLPHGEVEDGGDINFLCIVGEGSLPIDFRIFKQNDQKPLFYESKMETRVLWQKKSLNKQDAGKYFCEASNRARVTVRSNLLTVKVILASWQKGFIALFVLAVIAIAASGFWWYWRKKEKGKHPSMEMSGSTAATNSTSEKLESGHNHYTELYPGSGYIEDSESPVKSTGENKDSGENRHSRIEGSPDAT, encoded by the exons ATGTATTTCGCTGTGCTGGTGATTCTCTTACACT GTCCAAGTCTAAAAGCTCAAGACAGTG TTATTACCATCAACAACGTTGAACTCACTGTGCCATCCCAAAAGGTGAAGAATGGAATGTCAATTGAACTCACCTGTATTGTGGACATTAGCAAAAGCACCAGTTTCTGGATGCAGCACGCTTTTTTATTTTACAAGGATGACAGTCTTCTGTATAATACCACATCGGAGCAAGACAGAGCACATTACAAAATATTTCCAGCTCGATTTGCAGATTCGGGAAGCTATAAGTGCTCTGTGCAGGCAAACGGGAAGATTAAAAGCAGCGATGATTTGGATGTTCAAGTTGAGG ggCTGTCCCAGCCAAAACTGACTGCCCTGAAaacagaattaaaggagggtgaaGTTGTGACTTTACGGTGTGAAGAACCAGAAGAAAAGCCTCCCTTCATTTTCATGTTCAAAAAACTATTGTCCAGTCAACTACCACAAGTGAAAAAGAAGCAAGAATTAAAAGAAAACTTTGCATCTGTTGAATTTCCTGTTGAAGAGGGGGATCGAATATTGCGTTTTCAATGTATTGCCCAGGTTAATTCAGCAGTCGGTTCTGAAACATCAGAGCCCAGTAACGTGACACTTGTTACAGTTGTGG AACCATTTTCACATCCTAAGCTGACATCCAAGTCCCCACAGAACATTACAGAGGGAGACAAAATTGACATTGTGTGCACAACAATTCTAGCCCGGGAATATGAAATTGAAATCCTCATCCAGAAAGACAGAAGAATACTGAACAGTGCACGCGGTCAGAATTCTCTGACCTACTCTGCAATAGCCACAGTAGAGAACAATGGCAATTACACGTGCAAAGTGGAACTGGGGAGAGTGTCCAAAACCACCAGCATGAACATTGTTGTGGAAG AGTTGTTTGCCAAGCCAATATTGACTCCTTCTTTGACTGACCTAGATGAAAATCAGAGGTTAAGCCTGTGGTGCCATATTAATGGCTCTCCTAAAGCAAACTTCTCTATCATAAAGAGACCTCCAGAGAACGGCATCTTGTTGAAAACTTCCAGCAACTTCACTATTCAAGCCCAGGTGAATGACACCGGGTCCTATGTTTGTAGGGCTGAGATAAAAGGGATCATCAAGGAGAGTAACCCTGTACAGATAACTGTTTACG CTCCAGTCTCTGAGCCAGTTCTTTCTGTTGCCAACTCATCCACGGAGATGGTGTTAGGGGAGACCCTACTCCTACGCTGTCAATCCATGTCTGGAACTCCACCTATAAACTATACGCTCTTCAGAGGAAACAGACTTATTCACACCATCACAGTATTTAATAATACATATGCTGAATTCAGGGACAGACAAACTAAATTAAATAATCTGAGAGAATACAGATGCGAAGCTAGCAACCGTCACTCCTATGCGAAGAGAAGTAGCTACAAGATGAACATCACGGTGATAG ctcccattagGAACATAAGCTTTGGAAGTTTACCCCATGGGGAAGTGGAAGATGGTGGAGATATCAACTTTCTCTGCATCGTAGGCGAAGGATCTTTGCCAATCGACttcagaatttttaaacaaaatgaccAGAAACCTTTATTTTATGAAAGCAAAATGGAAACCAGAGTCCTCTGGCAGAAGAAATCATTGAATAAGCAGGACGCAGGGAAATATTTTTGCGAAGCCTCCAACCGAGCCAGGGTTACTGTGCGAAGCAACTTGCTAACCGTTAAAG TCATCCTGGCTTCATGGCAGAAAGGGTTTATCGCATTATTTGTCTTGGCTGTAATTGCCATAGCAGCTTCTGGTTTCTGGTGGTACTGGCGTAAGAAGGAAAAGG GTAAACATCCTTCCATGGAGATGTCTGG ATCCACAGCAGCCACTAATTCGACTAGTGAGAAACTGGAATCTGGACATAACCATTATACAGAACTCTATCCTG